A part of Solicola gregarius genomic DNA contains:
- a CDS encoding galactose oxidase has product MTARRTVLAASGLGIGSLLAGSPATAATHTPGPRGSRWQRLPDVPPNPTDWSDEIPVSEPYWRQLGLAGPVAGAHGDFLVVAGGANFPEPTLTASRSPKLGKVYWNDAFVLRRDGRSYEWVDVDLQIPDALAYPACVSTPNGVVVIGGEGFRGGPNGSAVATVEKFADVFRLRFDARNRTLVREDLPPLPRPLSYGAAALVGETVFVAEGETFYSLDLADPGAEWQTLSTWPGDPRTVAVAASDGRRFYLLSGRAQHDDGSWTLYTDAFAYDPGRARWTKLADLPWCIMAGVAIGDRHGITAYAGDGDVERWDLIQEFTADGRNDLVTWLQDHHTGFNTDVLGYDVRRDRWSVVDSFPGPSQVTTPAVEWDGDLVITSGEVRPGVRTPAVWRVGR; this is encoded by the coding sequence ATGACCGCCCGTCGTACCGTCCTGGCGGCGAGCGGTCTCGGCATCGGCAGCCTGCTCGCGGGCTCACCAGCGACCGCGGCAACGCACACACCAGGCCCGCGCGGGTCGCGATGGCAGCGCCTTCCGGACGTGCCGCCCAACCCGACCGACTGGTCCGACGAGATCCCGGTGAGCGAGCCGTACTGGCGCCAGCTCGGGCTGGCCGGGCCGGTCGCCGGCGCGCATGGCGACTTTCTCGTCGTCGCCGGTGGTGCGAACTTCCCCGAGCCGACGCTCACCGCGAGCCGGTCACCGAAGCTCGGCAAGGTCTACTGGAACGACGCGTTCGTGCTGCGCCGCGACGGGCGTTCGTACGAGTGGGTCGACGTCGACCTGCAGATCCCCGACGCGCTCGCATACCCGGCCTGTGTCAGCACCCCTAATGGTGTCGTCGTGATCGGCGGCGAGGGCTTTCGTGGCGGCCCGAACGGGTCGGCCGTCGCGACGGTCGAGAAGTTCGCCGACGTGTTCCGGCTGCGGTTCGACGCACGAAATCGCACTCTCGTCCGCGAGGACCTGCCGCCGCTCCCCCGGCCGCTCTCGTACGGCGCCGCGGCACTCGTCGGCGAGACGGTGTTCGTCGCCGAGGGCGAGACGTTCTACTCGCTCGACCTGGCCGATCCGGGTGCCGAATGGCAGACCCTGTCGACCTGGCCGGGCGACCCGCGTACCGTCGCGGTCGCCGCATCCGACGGGCGGCGGTTCTACCTGCTGTCGGGCCGCGCCCAGCACGACGACGGCTCGTGGACGCTCTACACCGACGCGTTCGCGTACGACCCGGGGCGCGCTCGATGGACGAAGCTCGCCGACCTGCCGTGGTGCATCATGGCGGGCGTCGCGATCGGCGACCGGCATGGGATCACCGCGTACGCCGGCGACGGCGACGTCGAGCGATGGGACCTCATCCAGGAGTTCACCGCCGATGGGCGCAACGATCTCGTGACCTGGCTGCAGGATCACCACACGGGCTTCAACACCGACGTGCTCGGCTACGACGTGCGGCGCGACCGGTGGTCGGTCGTCGACAGCTTCCCGGGACCGTCGCAGGTGACGACTCCCGCGGTCGAGTGGGACGGAGACCTGGTCATCACGAGCGGTGAGGTACGCCCGGGCGTGCGGACGCCGGCGGTGTGGCGCGTGGGTCGTTGA
- a CDS encoding glutamine synthetase family protein: MGKQEEFVLRALEERDVRFVRLWFTDVLGSLKSVSVAPAELEGAFEEGIGFDGSAIEGFARVHESDMLAKPDPTTFQILPWRGETPSTARMFCDIAMPDGTASYADPRHVLKRALGRAADAGFTFYTHPEIEFFLLKGKPEPGTRPVPVDDSGYFDHTSQGIGQDFRREVITMLESMGISVEFSHHEGAPGQQEIDLRYADALSTADNIMTFRVVVREVALSDGIYASFMPKPFTEYPGSGMHTHMSLFEGDQNAFYEPGAEYHLSKVGRSFIAGILEHTPEITAVTNQWVNSYKRLIFGGEAPSYVSWGHNNRSALVRVPMYKPNKGPSARIEHRAIDSACNPYLAYALLLSAGLKGIEEGYELPREAEDDVWALTEHERRALGIAPLPRNLDEAIRTMEGSELVAETLGEHVFDFFLRNKRTEWHDYRSQVTQFEIDRMLPLL; encoded by the coding sequence ATGGGTAAGCAAGAGGAGTTCGTGCTCCGCGCACTCGAGGAGCGCGACGTTCGTTTCGTCCGACTCTGGTTCACCGACGTCCTCGGCTCGCTCAAGTCCGTGTCCGTCGCCCCGGCGGAGTTGGAAGGCGCCTTCGAGGAGGGCATCGGGTTCGACGGCTCGGCGATCGAGGGCTTCGCCCGCGTGCACGAGTCGGACATGCTCGCCAAGCCCGATCCGACGACGTTCCAGATCCTGCCGTGGCGGGGCGAGACGCCCTCGACGGCGCGGATGTTCTGCGATATCGCCATGCCCGACGGCACCGCGTCGTACGCCGATCCGCGCCACGTCCTCAAGCGGGCGCTCGGCCGGGCCGCCGACGCCGGGTTCACCTTCTACACCCACCCGGAGATCGAGTTCTTCCTACTGAAGGGCAAACCCGAGCCCGGTACGCGTCCCGTGCCGGTCGACGACAGCGGCTACTTCGACCACACCTCGCAGGGGATCGGGCAGGACTTCCGCCGCGAGGTCATCACGATGCTGGAGTCGATGGGCATCTCGGTCGAGTTCAGCCATCACGAGGGTGCGCCGGGCCAGCAGGAGATCGACCTGCGCTACGCCGATGCGCTGTCCACGGCCGACAACATCATGACGTTCCGCGTCGTCGTACGCGAGGTCGCGCTGAGCGACGGGATCTACGCGTCGTTCATGCCGAAGCCGTTCACCGAGTATCCCGGCTCGGGCATGCACACCCACATGTCGCTGTTCGAAGGCGACCAGAACGCGTTCTACGAGCCGGGCGCCGAGTATCACCTCTCGAAGGTCGGGCGATCGTTCATCGCCGGCATCCTGGAGCACACGCCCGAGATCACCGCGGTCACCAACCAGTGGGTCAACTCCTACAAGCGGCTCATCTTCGGCGGCGAGGCGCCGTCGTACGTCTCGTGGGGCCACAACAACCGCTCGGCGTTGGTGCGGGTGCCGATGTACAAGCCCAACAAGGGGCCATCGGCCCGCATCGAGCACCGTGCGATCGACTCGGCGTGCAACCCGTACCTCGCGTACGCGCTGTTGCTGTCGGCCGGCCTGAAGGGCATCGAGGAGGGCTACGAGCTACCGCGTGAGGCCGAGGACGACGTGTGGGCGCTGACCGAGCACGAGCGCCGCGCACTCGGTATCGCGCCGCTGCCGCGCAACCTCGACGAGGCCATCCGCACGATGGAGGGCAGCGAGCTGGTCGCCGAGACGCTGGGTGAGCACGTCTTCGACTTCTTCCTGCGCAACAAGCGCACCGAGTGGCACGACTACCGCAGTCAGGTCACGCAGTTCGAGATCGACCGGATGCTGCCGCTGCTGTAG
- a CDS encoding dihydrodipicolinate synthase family protein, translating to MSRLEIWAATTTPFDADGRLDVSVIPEQAEHLRRNGVFGAFVTGTTGEFASLSADERRQVVEAWAEARPDGLGLGAQVGSNDLAEAKTLAAHAEDHGVDLIASVAPYYGEAPRIELSVAHLRSVAAAAPRTPFCYYHIPSMTGSTLLPADVAASAAEEIPTFYAVKFTDEDLMEFDRTRRAHDGIKVFFGRDELLPAGLAFGTGAVIGSLFNGLAPVAHRVTEAYDRGEHHLAFTLHQPFRDIAEVSGRHGGLGFVKELMNRLSPDAGRPRLPWGPLDQSALAAIDDLLPSLKQAIADATEGEVSA from the coding sequence ATGAGCCGACTCGAGATCTGGGCCGCGACCACCACACCGTTCGACGCGGATGGCAGGCTCGACGTTTCGGTCATCCCGGAGCAGGCCGAGCACCTGCGGCGCAACGGAGTCTTCGGCGCGTTCGTCACGGGCACGACGGGCGAGTTCGCCTCGCTGTCGGCCGACGAGCGGCGGCAGGTCGTCGAGGCGTGGGCCGAAGCTCGCCCCGACGGGCTGGGGTTGGGCGCCCAGGTCGGCTCGAACGACCTCGCCGAGGCGAAGACGCTCGCTGCACATGCCGAGGATCACGGCGTCGACCTGATCGCATCGGTCGCGCCCTACTACGGCGAGGCGCCGCGTATCGAACTGTCGGTCGCGCACCTCCGCTCCGTCGCCGCGGCGGCACCGCGTACGCCGTTCTGCTACTACCACATCCCGAGCATGACGGGGTCGACACTTCTGCCCGCCGACGTCGCCGCCAGCGCCGCGGAGGAGATCCCGACGTTCTACGCCGTCAAGTTCACCGACGAGGACCTGATGGAGTTCGACCGTACGCGCCGCGCGCACGACGGCATCAAGGTCTTCTTCGGGCGCGACGAACTGCTCCCGGCCGGACTGGCCTTCGGTACCGGCGCAGTCATCGGGAGCCTCTTCAACGGCCTGGCGCCCGTCGCTCATCGAGTCACCGAGGCGTACGACCGGGGCGAGCACCACCTCGCGTTCACGCTGCACCAGCCGTTCCGCGACATCGCCGAGGTCAGTGGCCGGCACGGCGGTCTCGGCTTCGTCAAGGAGCTGATGAACCGGCTCAGCCCCGACGCCGGGCGCCCGCGTCTGCCGTGGGGCCCGCTGGACCAATCGGCACTCGCCGCGATCGACGATCTGCTGCCGTCGCTGAAGCAGGCGATCGCGGACGCGACCGAGGGCGAGGTCTCCGCGTGA
- a CDS encoding FadR/GntR family transcriptional regulator: MKRGPIYREAQIRLRDFIRERGLRAGDRLPPEATLAEELEVSRPSLREATRSLQTLGVIEAQPGNGLFVAEFSFRPVIEQLPYGLAELSQGLEEILTAREAMEVGLMPAVARMETHEALDRCADLAEQMTVLEHKGESIEAVDRDFHLTLYRPLSNPLVDNLIELFWELFVRLGDAIPGRPEKDRGEAHLRIVRALQSGDGSAAITHMREHFDDVRERAAKLGGNGS, translated from the coding sequence GTGAAGCGCGGCCCGATCTACCGAGAGGCGCAGATCCGCCTGCGCGACTTCATCCGAGAACGCGGGCTACGGGCCGGCGACCGGCTGCCGCCGGAGGCGACACTGGCCGAGGAGCTCGAGGTCAGCCGGCCGTCATTGCGCGAAGCGACGCGCAGCCTGCAGACGCTCGGCGTGATCGAGGCACAGCCGGGCAACGGGTTGTTCGTCGCCGAGTTCTCGTTCCGCCCCGTGATCGAGCAGCTGCCGTACGGCCTCGCGGAACTGAGCCAGGGTCTCGAAGAGATCCTGACGGCGCGCGAGGCGATGGAGGTCGGTCTGATGCCGGCCGTGGCGCGGATGGAGACGCACGAGGCGCTCGACCGCTGCGCCGACCTCGCGGAGCAGATGACCGTGCTCGAGCACAAGGGCGAGTCGATCGAGGCGGTCGACCGCGACTTCCATCTGACGCTGTACCGGCCGCTCTCGAACCCGTTGGTGGACAACCTGATCGAGCTGTTCTGGGAGCTGTTCGTACGTCTCGGCGACGCCATCCCCGGTCGACCGGAGAAGGACCGCGGCGAGGCGCACCTGCGGATCGTACGCGCGCTCCAGTCCGGTGACGGCAGCGCCGCGATCACGCACATGCGCGAGCATTTCGACGACGTACGCGAGCGCGCCGCGAAGCTCGGCGGCAACGGGTCATGA
- a CDS encoding dihydrodipicolinate synthase family protein: MTPLRIDTLQGVWGSVLLPIGSDDAIDWDRLGAELDILASSELDGVYAHGTAGEFHALSDEEYERVSAMLAESCARKAMAFQIGASHPVALTTLARIRRTRELEPGAYQVVLPDWLALTEDECVAFVRGVAEAAAPTPLVLYNPPHAKTQATPALLARLLDDVPSLIGIKVAGGDDAWYESMRAPLERCAVFVPGHHLANGLARGAAGSYSNVAALSPDGAVRWYETMRSDPAAAADVERRIAEFFARHIAPLQAAGLSNPALDKFLAAVGDWADIGLRIRWPYDSAPGEAVAPARRDAHALLPELFGV, from the coding sequence TTGACACCACTACGCATCGACACACTGCAAGGTGTCTGGGGCTCGGTGCTGCTCCCGATCGGCTCCGATGACGCGATCGACTGGGATCGGCTCGGCGCCGAGCTCGACATCCTCGCGTCGTCGGAGCTGGACGGGGTGTACGCCCACGGCACGGCCGGTGAGTTCCATGCGCTGAGCGATGAGGAGTACGAGCGGGTCAGCGCCATGCTCGCGGAATCGTGTGCACGCAAGGCGATGGCGTTCCAGATCGGGGCGAGCCACCCGGTCGCGCTGACCACGCTCGCCCGCATCCGGCGTACGCGCGAGCTCGAACCGGGCGCGTACCAGGTCGTGCTCCCCGACTGGCTGGCGCTGACCGAGGACGAGTGCGTGGCCTTCGTACGCGGCGTCGCCGAGGCGGCGGCACCGACACCGCTCGTGCTCTACAACCCTCCGCACGCGAAGACGCAGGCCACACCGGCGCTCCTCGCGCGCCTGCTCGACGACGTGCCGTCCCTGATCGGCATCAAGGTCGCCGGAGGCGACGACGCGTGGTACGAATCGATGCGCGCCCCACTCGAGCGGTGCGCCGTGTTCGTGCCCGGCCATCACCTCGCGAACGGGTTGGCACGTGGGGCCGCGGGCAGCTACTCGAACGTCGCCGCGCTGTCGCCCGACGGCGCGGTCCGGTGGTACGAGACGATGCGGTCCGACCCCGCCGCCGCGGCGGACGTCGAGCGGCGGATCGCGGAGTTCTTCGCGCGCCACATCGCCCCGTTGCAGGCCGCGGGCCTGTCGAATCCCGCCCTCGACAAGTTCCTCGCGGCGGTCGGTGACTGGGCCGACATCGGCTTGCGGATCCGCTGGCCGTACGATTCCGCACCCGGGGAAGCCGTCGCGCCGGCGCGACGCGACGCCCATGCCCTGCTACCCGAGCTGTTCGGAGTGTGA
- a CDS encoding carbohydrate ABC transporter permease, with product MAPPPRRRRRRIPAGYLFLAPSVAFVVLTVLYPLLYNISQSFFDVGLREVVSGGAKWVGLENYRDQFGRADFWHALQVSVIYSIATVALTFVVGLGLALLFNRPFAGRNTMRALLLLAWILPTVVSANVWRWILDGSYGLLNAALSAVGLIDEDMFWLGEPNTAVAAVTVATAWSFAPFAMILLSAGLQGISPTLYEAARIDGAGPWQQFRSITMPVLRPVSLTAILLIFIFTFKTFDTIFLMTGGGPGGATEILPIYAYNEAFEFSRFDTAAVATTTLMVVPIVLSIGYFRALRKEDRA from the coding sequence ATGGCACCTCCTCCGAGACGGCGCCGCCGCCGCATACCCGCGGGCTACCTGTTCCTTGCACCCTCCGTCGCGTTCGTGGTGCTCACGGTCCTCTACCCGCTGCTCTACAACATCTCGCAGAGCTTCTTCGACGTCGGCCTACGCGAGGTCGTGTCCGGCGGGGCGAAGTGGGTAGGGCTGGAGAACTACCGCGACCAGTTCGGCCGCGCCGACTTCTGGCACGCGCTGCAGGTGTCGGTCATCTACTCCATCGCGACGGTCGCGCTGACGTTCGTCGTCGGACTCGGGCTCGCACTGCTCTTCAACCGGCCGTTTGCGGGCCGGAACACCATGCGCGCGCTGCTCCTGCTCGCGTGGATCCTGCCGACCGTGGTCAGCGCGAACGTCTGGCGCTGGATCCTCGACGGAAGCTACGGGCTGCTCAACGCCGCGCTGAGCGCCGTGGGGCTGATCGACGAGGACATGTTCTGGCTCGGCGAGCCAAACACCGCGGTCGCCGCAGTGACGGTCGCGACCGCCTGGAGCTTCGCGCCGTTCGCGATGATCCTGCTGTCGGCCGGCCTGCAGGGCATCTCCCCCACCTTGTACGAGGCCGCGCGCATCGACGGCGCAGGCCCGTGGCAGCAGTTCCGCAGTATCACCATGCCGGTGCTGCGCCCGGTCAGCCTGACCGCGATCCTGCTGATCTTCATCTTCACGTTCAAGACGTTCGACACCATCTTCCTGATGACCGGCGGCGGTCCCGGCGGCGCGACGGAGATCCTGCCGATCTACGCGTACAACGAGGCGTTCGAGTTCTCCCGGTTCGACACCGCAGCCGTCGCCACGACGACGCTCATGGTCGTTCCGATCGTCCTGTCCATCGGCTACTTCCGCGCACTGCGTAAGGAGGATCGGGCATGA
- a CDS encoding carbohydrate ABC transporter permease, with product MTVTDTRRRWLFVLGLVVTAAYLIPVYWMVNTSFKEAGDIFASPPHLVPLPPTVESYESAVFSDSDIARGLTNSAIIAIGTTVVTLLIAVPAAYGLARLRVRFVTVILMLFLVVQMVPSVNLALPMFILFSSAGLVNSYVGLIIANCALAIPLAVTILRPFFLSVPGEIVEAAKIDGCNEFSAFCRVALPISTPGVITVAVVSFLGAWGEFVFGLALATDEKFQPVTVVLAGLTNAFGTRWNDLMAVSAIIALPVIVVFIFLQRYIVAGLTEGATKS from the coding sequence ATGACCGTGACCGATACTCGACGGCGCTGGCTGTTCGTACTCGGACTCGTCGTGACGGCCGCGTACCTGATCCCCGTGTACTGGATGGTGAACACGTCGTTCAAGGAGGCGGGCGACATCTTCGCCTCGCCTCCCCACCTCGTACCCCTGCCCCCAACGGTCGAGTCGTACGAGAGTGCGGTGTTCTCCGACTCCGACATCGCCAGGGGTCTCACGAACAGCGCCATCATCGCGATCGGCACGACCGTCGTCACGCTACTCATCGCAGTACCCGCGGCGTACGGCCTCGCCCGGTTGCGGGTGCGGTTCGTGACGGTGATCCTGATGCTGTTCCTCGTCGTGCAGATGGTGCCGTCGGTCAACCTCGCGCTGCCGATGTTCATCCTGTTCAGCAGTGCCGGGCTCGTCAACAGCTACGTCGGCCTGATCATCGCGAACTGCGCCCTGGCGATCCCGCTCGCGGTGACGATCCTGCGGCCGTTCTTTCTGAGCGTGCCCGGCGAGATCGTCGAGGCCGCCAAGATCGACGGGTGCAACGAGTTCAGCGCGTTCTGCCGGGTCGCGCTGCCGATCAGCACCCCTGGCGTGATCACGGTCGCGGTCGTCAGCTTTCTGGGCGCATGGGGCGAGTTCGTCTTCGGCCTGGCGCTCGCGACGGACGAGAAGTTCCAACCCGTCACGGTCGTGCTCGCAGGCCTCACGAATGCGTTCGGCACGCGCTGGAACGACCTGATGGCCGTCTCCGCAATCATCGCGCTGCCGGTGATCGTGGTCTTCATCTTCCTGCAGCGCTACATCGTCGCCGGCCTCACCGAGGGGGCGACGAAGAGTTGA
- a CDS encoding sulfatase-like hydrolase/transferase translates to MTQGHGRAQPNVLVVMSDQQQAATVDPAGPCRTPHLDRLAARGVRFERCYTPSPVCSPARASFMTGLLPHRHGMVDVEHAVPAYRADLVADLPMWSRTLREAGYHTGYYGKWHVERTYDMDAFGFDRSGAYREPGDDYLAHRAALGLDPTPVVSEPSRTVTQPGYRDLPLYGVTDEPPESTLEHFTVSNALTFLDDAVTRNEPWALMVSTKAPHEPYVVPRPFFDLYDPAKIELPASFDDDLADRPAIYRRQQSVWADLSADEFRTATACYYALCSLVDEQVGRLVQRIEDAGQLDDTIVVYTSDHGDLMGAHRLLLKGVPAFDEVYRVPLVVSWPNGIAGGRVVDELVQSHDVAETLAALAGSTLGAHAVDLMPVLRGESATAREAAVAELHGQRFSYTQRVVWQDHDKYVFNAFDYDELYDLADDPGERVNLATDPAYRDRLERMTALMWATAAETDDATMTGAQDGTYRYLSLGPQSASAERKIP, encoded by the coding sequence ATGACCCAAGGGCATGGGAGGGCACAGCCGAACGTGCTCGTCGTGATGAGCGACCAGCAGCAGGCGGCCACCGTCGATCCGGCGGGCCCGTGTCGTACGCCCCACCTCGACCGGCTCGCGGCACGAGGCGTGAGGTTCGAGCGGTGTTACACGCCGAGCCCGGTGTGCTCGCCGGCGCGGGCGAGCTTCATGACCGGGCTACTCCCCCATCGGCACGGCATGGTCGATGTCGAGCACGCAGTCCCCGCGTACCGCGCAGACCTCGTCGCCGATCTGCCCATGTGGAGCCGCACGCTTCGCGAGGCCGGTTACCACACGGGCTACTACGGCAAATGGCATGTCGAGCGCACGTACGACATGGACGCGTTCGGCTTCGACCGCTCCGGTGCGTACCGCGAACCGGGCGACGACTACCTCGCGCACCGGGCGGCGCTCGGCCTCGACCCGACGCCCGTCGTCTCGGAGCCGAGCCGGACCGTCACCCAGCCCGGCTACCGCGATCTGCCGCTGTACGGCGTCACCGACGAGCCCCCGGAGTCCACCCTCGAGCACTTCACGGTCTCGAACGCACTCACGTTCCTCGATGACGCGGTCACTCGCAACGAGCCATGGGCGTTGATGGTGAGTACGAAGGCACCGCACGAGCCGTACGTCGTGCCGCGCCCCTTCTTCGACCTGTACGACCCGGCGAAGATCGAGCTGCCCGCCAGCTTCGACGACGACCTCGCGGACCGGCCGGCGATCTACCGCCGGCAGCAGTCGGTGTGGGCGGATCTGTCCGCTGACGAGTTCCGCACCGCGACCGCGTGCTACTACGCGCTGTGCTCGTTGGTCGATGAGCAGGTCGGCCGGCTGGTCCAACGGATCGAGGACGCCGGCCAGCTGGACGACACGATTGTCGTCTACACCTCCGACCACGGTGACCTGATGGGCGCACATCGCCTTCTGCTCAAGGGCGTTCCGGCGTTCGACGAGGTCTACCGTGTGCCGCTCGTCGTCTCGTGGCCCAACGGCATCGCCGGAGGCCGGGTCGTCGACGAGCTCGTCCAGTCGCATGACGTCGCGGAGACGCTCGCAGCACTCGCCGGCAGCACGCTCGGTGCGCACGCCGTCGACCTGATGCCCGTGCTCCGCGGCGAGTCGGCGACTGCCCGCGAGGCAGCCGTGGCCGAGCTGCACGGGCAGCGCTTCTCGTACACCCAGCGCGTGGTGTGGCAGGACCACGACAAGTACGTCTTCAACGCCTTCGACTACGACGAGCTGTACGACCTGGCCGATGACCCGGGCGAGCGCGTGAACCTCGCGACCGATCCCGCCTACCGCGATCGCCTCGAGCGGATGACCGCCCTGATGTGGGCGACCGCCGCCGAGACGGACGACGCCACGATGACCGGCGCACAGGACGGCACGTACCGATATTTGTCTCTCGGGCCGCAGTCAGCATCCGCAGAGAGGAAGATTCCATGA
- a CDS encoding ABC transporter substrate-binding protein, whose translation MSRARTRRTRAAAVSLAALLPLGLAACGSFGGGDDSAEGSSDGTITFWQYYGDEEMPTGAPLYDVLEKYDDQNDDVEVDIRFIPFEDFNRTLTQAAASGELPDVALINAFDTQNMAEAGVIEDISDRVEEWGEQDAYFPTGWETTQVDGATYGVPHLADAYAVYYNKDLLKQADVQPPKTWAEMEQTAAKLAGDGKYGLALSGIEGAEGATGLIIRTLADGGTIEKFGDDGGTAALESFQSMVDDGGLSKGFLTWNEEDAKNQFATGEAAMMINSATYVSILRDENPELNWGVALLPKDQTRETFLSAENLTIGEGSGDPDAAWDLISYLQKPDVLADYLPARNKLPARDDVPGTDDDPVRKVFADQLQEAWAPEGDLATHSNEAFTILQEALQATISGASDPADAAETAQSDIDEALSAS comes from the coding sequence ATGAGCAGAGCCCGCACTCGCCGTACCCGTGCCGCTGCCGTCTCGCTCGCCGCCCTGCTCCCCCTGGGCCTGGCGGCGTGCGGAAGCTTCGGCGGCGGCGACGACTCCGCCGAGGGGTCGTCCGACGGCACCATCACGTTCTGGCAGTACTACGGCGACGAGGAGATGCCGACCGGCGCGCCGCTGTACGACGTGCTCGAGAAGTACGACGACCAGAACGACGACGTCGAGGTCGACATCCGCTTCATCCCGTTCGAGGACTTCAACCGCACGCTCACCCAGGCGGCCGCCAGCGGAGAGCTGCCCGACGTCGCGCTGATCAATGCATTCGACACGCAGAACATGGCCGAGGCCGGCGTGATCGAGGACATCAGCGACCGCGTCGAGGAGTGGGGCGAGCAGGATGCGTACTTCCCTACCGGCTGGGAGACCACCCAGGTCGACGGCGCGACGTACGGCGTTCCGCACCTGGCCGACGCCTACGCCGTGTACTACAACAAGGACCTGCTGAAGCAGGCGGACGTCCAGCCGCCGAAGACCTGGGCCGAGATGGAGCAGACCGCGGCCAAGCTCGCAGGTGACGGCAAGTACGGCTTGGCCCTCAGCGGTATCGAGGGCGCCGAAGGTGCCACCGGACTGATCATTCGTACGCTCGCGGACGGCGGCACGATCGAGAAGTTCGGCGACGACGGCGGCACCGCGGCGCTCGAGTCGTTCCAGTCCATGGTCGACGACGGCGGCCTGTCCAAGGGCTTCCTGACCTGGAACGAGGAGGACGCGAAGAACCAGTTCGCGACCGGTGAGGCCGCAATGATGATCAACTCCGCCACGTACGTGAGCATCCTGCGCGATGAGAACCCGGAGCTGAACTGGGGCGTCGCGCTGCTGCCCAAGGACCAGACGCGCGAGACCTTCCTGTCGGCCGAGAACCTGACCATCGGCGAGGGCAGCGGCGACCCCGACGCCGCCTGGGACCTGATCAGCTACCTGCAGAAGCCCGACGTGCTCGCCGACTACCTACCGGCGCGCAACAAGCTGCCTGCGCGCGACGACGTGCCCGGCACGGACGACGATCCCGTACGCAAGGTGTTCGCCGATCAGCTCCAGGAGGCGTGGGCGCCAGAGGGCGATCTCGCTACGCACTCGAACGAGGCGTTCACGATCCTGCAGGAGGCGCTGCAGGCGACGATCAGTGGCGCGAGTGATCCCGCGGACGCGGCCGAGACCGCGCAGTCCGACATCGACGAGGCACTCTCCGCGTCGTGA
- a CDS encoding sialidase family protein, producing MPFTSGDGGYAVYRIPSVVRAADGTVVAFAEGRESRSDAGSIAIVRRRSHDGGCTWGPQAVVADQGDNTIGNPAPVVDPRTGDLVLLSTRNAGTASEDEILRGEVPPEDSRRVFVQRSKDDGRTFSPLREISSTAKRADWRWYATGPGHAIALTRGEHRGRLVVPANHSSAPPDGSSDTGEEDKYYGAHSLYSDDGGRTWHIGFSDDSFDGVLNTNESTAAQLRDGSVYFNTRDQNGSSPETRADGISTDGGETLDAPYAPQPGLVGPVVQGSVLQVRGAGWPLLYAGPSDPGSRAAMAVRVSDDDGRTWENRYPVSDAPAAYSDLVQLRGHRVGLLYETGESDTYETITFVRIDLGELR from the coding sequence GTGCCCTTCACCTCGGGCGACGGCGGCTACGCCGTCTACCGCATCCCCTCGGTCGTGCGCGCCGCCGACGGCACCGTCGTGGCGTTCGCGGAGGGACGCGAGTCGCGTTCCGACGCCGGCTCGATCGCCATCGTCCGGCGTCGATCCCACGACGGTGGGTGTACGTGGGGCCCGCAGGCGGTCGTCGCCGACCAGGGCGACAACACGATCGGCAACCCAGCGCCGGTGGTCGACCCACGTACCGGCGACCTCGTGCTGCTGAGCACCCGCAACGCGGGAACGGCGAGCGAGGACGAGATCCTGCGCGGCGAGGTGCCGCCCGAGGACAGCCGTCGCGTGTTCGTCCAGCGCAGCAAGGACGACGGACGTACGTTCAGCCCGCTGCGTGAGATCAGCTCGACGGCCAAGCGCGCAGACTGGCGTTGGTACGCGACCGGCCCGGGTCACGCGATCGCACTGACCCGCGGGGAGCACCGCGGCAGGCTCGTCGTACCCGCCAACCACTCCAGCGCGCCGCCCGACGGCTCGTCCGACACCGGCGAGGAGGACAAGTACTACGGCGCCCACAGCCTGTACAGCGATGACGGCGGCCGTACGTGGCACATCGGCTTCAGCGACGACAGCTTCGACGGCGTCCTGAACACGAACGAGTCGACGGCCGCGCAGCTGCGCGACGGCAGCGTGTACTTCAACACCCGCGACCAGAACGGCTCCTCCCCCGAGACTCGCGCCGACGGCATTTCCACCGACGGCGGCGAGACGCTCGACGCCCCGTACGCACCTCAGCCCGGCCTGGTCGGCCCCGTGGTCCAGGGCAGTGTGCTGCAGGTGCGGGGCGCCGGGTGGCCATTGCTCTACGCGGGTCCATCCGACCCCGGCAGCCGCGCGGCGATGGCCGTTCGGGTCAGCGATGACGACGGGCGTACGTGGGAGAACCGCTATCCCGTCTCGGACGCGCCCGCCGCGTACTCCGATCTCGTCCAGCTCCGTGGCCACCGCGTCGGCCTGTTGTACGAGACAGGCGAGTCCGACACGTACGAGACGATCACGTTCGTCCGCATCGACCTCGGAGAGCTCCGATGA